The window AGATGAAGTGAATAATTTTATTACACTTTCATGGTTTTCACTCTGAATtggtacttttatttttcataaatgttTAGGCATCTTAGTAACTGCTGTTTCATAGAGAAAGAATATGTAAAACATGTACATTTTGCTCACATTGTCTTTTCCAGTGTTCTTTAATATAAAGCATCAAATGGTATACTTTTCTGTGTCAGTCCACACCCTCTTGTCATGTCCCATGTACATGCATTTCTCTTGTGCATCAGGGAGGGGATCCCTTTCACTTTGGGCATTCCCAAATAGGTCAGAGTTTACTATGCAGTGACAAACACAAGCCCCATAGCAGGAGAAAAGCTAATCTTAGCTGAGCCCTGTTTATAGAGCTGAGGCTTGCTGACAGACACCGATAGCACAGATCTTTGAGATAGGACCTTCCTTCTAAAAACCCACCTCACTGAATGGTCCTGCTCTCACTGTCACATTGGGCCACACTTTTCATCAGCAAAGTCTGTCATGCAAGATTTTGACACCATGTGTTATAAGAATTATAAAGAATTTCCTAATCATAACTgtaattattctttttaaagaaatagtaAAAGTAATGGATGGGATGTTGAAAGCTACAATTTGGCATTACTGATTAGACATTTGGcaattacaatataatatataatatgttttttttttttaaagacaaagaaCATCTGGCAGTGACTTTGTAGAGAGGTCATTATAAGAAGTAGAAATAGCAAAAATTATCACAATAGCAAAAATCATCATGACCTCTGTAACATTTAAAACCACTGACTTTTAAAAGTGGCATGCTTTTAGCATTTGCACCACCAGGCTGTATCAAAGACAATTTTCTTGTAAAGCAACAACATCAAACttcaacaaaactaaaaaatgaaatcaaacacatttttgacatttttgaattttgaaaaagacattaaaaaaaaaaaaacatgaggagACCAGAGAGCACAAATGACTGGTTTGTCATTCTCCAGTCTTCTCAAGCCTATAATGTCTTCAGTTATGTTTTGTTACAACGGTCATGGATGGATGTTTACTGTATTTCCAGCTGTGATTATGATGGAGTTCTGCGATAAATATTATAAAAGTCTTCTATTTAATACTCACTATTCTAGTCCAGGCAGGGGGGAAGAGGGAAAGCAGCATGCAGAAACCCCATGAGGTAGGCTGTTTCCACTGTGTTTTGACCTACGCATGATGGGCTCAGCGCTGTGTGTTTAAGCATTTTATGCTCACACACTCCCAGGTCTGTCCTAAATCATCATATCTGTCAGCGGCCCACGCTGATGTTGCACACTTTGCAGCTTGGGTCTTTCTTGGCGTTGGCTGTGGTCAGACTCATAAGCTGGTGGTGCCCACTGATCTGCTCCACAGGGCCCTGATCTAAGGGGACCGGCTCTGTGAAAAGCACCTCAAGGATGACATCACTGGCATGGCAGTACAGGGGTTCCTCCCCTGGCCCCTGGGGGGCAGTGTATGTCAGGAAGGGGTTGGAGGCCAAGTCCAGCATGGGGAGACGGGTGCGACAGAAGTTGTCTCCCTCTGAGCCAACAGGGGCCAGCACCAGCACCACATAGTGGTAGgctgtgtacatacagtagaagTCTGCGAAATACAGGGAGATGTTAGGGTTCAGCAGGTTTCCAGCTGGGATGTGGAACCGCAGAGGACCGTATGGGGAGTCTTTAGGAGGGAGGCCTGTATCAAATTCTGTAttgcagctgaagaagactcCATGCAGTTTGCCGTTGATAGGAGATCCATGACTCCCACTGTTGTCCTTTAGGGCTGGACGCATCAATCCTCCACATTCCTTTCTAATCCAAGAAATGAGGAAAGGATATTAGACTTTATGGCTGCTGTCATGGCTTTAGGTATACAATATCAATATTAGAATGCAGCACTGACCTGACATAGTCAAAGTAGTCTGGATGCTGGTTGCGATAAAACAGGGAGAATTTCAGCAGCCTCCCTGCAGAGCCCTTGGCCTTGTCAAGAAGTTGCTGTAGGTGTTCCATGGCATAGTCTGCAAAGTTGACACGAGCTGTGTAATCattttcaaagtcttcactgCTTTCAAATGCTAATGACTACCCAGTGCTGAAAACAGAACTGTTTTTGCcacactgcagctttttttttcttatattgtATAACATTGGTTAAAGCGCTCATATTTTATGGCATACATTATCAGTGCTTTAGCTGTCAGACATGGCATGTCTTACCCCCTGTGCAAAACTCCACCACCTGGCTCCACTCTGACACCAGGTAATCACCATCCGGCTGGCGGACCGCAGTTTGGACAGCAACACAGTACTCCGTCCGAGGGCTGAGGAACCAGTGCCCCCTCACTGCCATGGGAAGAGGCACGGCCTTGGCCACCAGCTTGGTTGGCACATCCTGAAGGATAAAGTAGGAAGGAGTTGACATCAAGGACAGAATGCAAGGTCATAAcaggctgctgtgtgtttcatttacatttcaaaggAAATGTAAATGCAATTGTTAAGTCTAGCATTTCCCTCCATAAACTTTGCCTTATTAGCATGATATTCCACTTCAAGCCCAAGCTGCTGTAACTAGGATACATCTAATCAAATCAGCGGCTTTGTTTTGGCCAAGTCCTCTAAGAAGCGCAGCTAATTACTCCAGGCTCAGAGGCCCATATATCCATAGCAACATCGCTGATGCAAGTTTGTTTGTGCCACTTTgtacatcagagagagagagcatattCTCCATTCGGGAGTCCTATCCCTGCTTTGACTTTACAAAAGCACTTTTTCAGCTGTTGAATGCCAGCTGCAATTATACGCCATAATTACAGTCAGAGTTTTGCATCTGAAGTGAAGGGGGATCATAAATGTTACCCCTCAGCTACTGGGTCCAGATTTAAACACTGTGTTTTGCTTGTAATTGGTCATGTAAATGATGAGAACACCGTTATTTTTTGGGCACTCAACTAGTGTGAAAATGTCAATTGTTTCCTCAAGTgcaattttagaaaaataattaaacatctGCATTAAAATAATATGTTGTGCTTGCTAGAAATGCAGTTTCAATAcagggactgcagatggaaaGTAGCGGGTAGTTTCTCTTCTCACTGCTTAAGATTAATAGTCCCtgacaaatacaattaaaaaaagataaaccaTTGTAAATTAAACTCTTCTTTGTTGCATTACGTCTGTGCTTTTCTTAATTTGGGAGTTTAATGATGCGCATTGGGTGTAACTAACATGAAAACTGTtgtgtgctgcagctgcagttttTGTCCATTTTAAGAGGAAACAATGTACAAGTGAATCACTGGCCTGAAGCTGTTGACTGCGCTCATTTTTCTTTTCGCCTGTACTGGAAGTGACTGAAAGGGCGCAACCACTGCTTTCTGTGTCCAGACTAATGCAGAAAATCACAGGGCTGTTAACCCTACTAGACCTCAATAAAATATGcgttttacatattttacattgtatGGGGAGAAATGCTGGCCATTGGTGTGAATCTGAAATATGAACCTAGACAGCAGTGGGAAGATTGATGGGATGAAAGATGGTAGGGATTGGATCGGACAGAGGAAGGTACATGAGGCTGTGCAGCAGTTTCACATTGTCAGACCCTGTGTTTAAAGCGGTTGGGGTCCCTGCTCTCTTTGCGGCTCAGGTCGATGAAGAAGTGTGTGGCTCTGGCAGTGTCCTCGGGGGTCATGTCCCACATGATGCGGAAAGAGTCACAGGTCACCTCACATATCTGGATATTGCAGGGAGTGGAAAGAGGGGCGTCCATTTCTGTCATCTGCCATTGAACCGAGAGATAAAAGGGGATAGTTAGACCAGAGTGTAATCTGCAAGTGTAATACCAGTGTTGGAGGATGGCAACATCTGCCAAGAGAGATTAAATTGTATCACAGAGAGCTCCAAAGTGGACACTGTAcagcagttcagaaacaccacgGCTGAGAACACCTCGAACAGAATCCAATTAACCTTTCATTTAGAGATCTGTGTCTCGGCTTTTTATTCACCATCCtgctcctttttccttttccttgcCCTTAGCTGACATTTCCCTTTATTACACAACTCGATATGCTCCTGACTGAGTGACTGGCCTCTCGCTTTCCCCGTGCATTTCATAATCCACCTACAGCAGTCTCCCAGCAACCACgactgctgcctctctctcaaTCTTCTCCTGTAATTCTCAAAGAAGGGGTTTACAAACAGGAGCAAATGCTGCACCCCTCAGCAACAATTTGAAGTAAAGgtaactttttttcttttgcctccTCCCTGAAATGCATTCCTTTTTAAAACAGCTCAGCGTGTGGACTTCTCGCAGCTCGAAGGAAATCTTCCAGCAGTTTTTATATCGTTTGTGTCAAAATAGGGGAATATCAGCAGCAGATGATGTATGATTATATTTCCTTAGTTGTCCATCAGCCATTTGATCCAGGCTGCTGCACACAGCCTTGAGTAGAGGGCTGGGGGTAATCTTTTGGTCAGcctgtgttgtgtttgatttgCTGTCACCTTTCCTCTCCTGAACTGATGTTGAGTCTCTGCGGCATGTGCACAACGGTCATCTTCTTTTGCCCTGAGACATCTATTCCTCCGTAGTTTCCTCGTTCTTGTTATTGCAATCATCTCCTGTGATATTGCGTGCCGCTCTAGTAAAgcattttctctcttatttatCTGGAATCTCAACATCAGTTCAGCACATGGCATGTTTCCCTTATTCCAAGCCCTCTCACACTCAGCATATGCTAAATCACACATGCACCTAAAAATAACCTTCTTTCAATTTTGCACAAACAATCATAACATGCTCATTTTGTTGTCTGTGTGACGCTGCATCACTCACAGGACGAAGGTGCCTTGGTGTCACTGTCTGACTGCAAGGTCTGCTAAGGTGTTCACCAGTCACTATGATGGACAGGCTGCAGCAGCTCATTAAAGCCTGTGAACTGTGAAATTTGTGCGGTAGCTCGTTTGCACTGGGGGCCAGGGGAGAGAGCTGTTGCATCACGCACGTGTGTTTCCACGCGTCTGTTTTCCAGCTGCTGTTCTCATTTCTTGCCATGGTGTGTCTTTTTGAGATAGAAAATGGGGCAAGAGGAGATTCTCACAGGACATTCATCAAAGCCccctcatctgtgtgtgtgtgtgtgtgtgtgttccactTTTGGATCGAACACAGTTCAAACAGAGGTTTCCATACCATTCACACAATCCTGTTGCCCTCATTTATgctttggtctgtaaaatgaaatatgagCCAATTCTCTCTGCTGCGACACCAGCTTTGATAACCAGTTTCTCCAAAATTATTAAGTATTGAGGAgtaactgtttgtgtgtgtgtgcatcaagCTGTAAGTGCTCAATTAAATTCTTACTTTGGCTGAAATCTATTACACACATAGATGTTATCTCTGTGAGAGAGCATCATGAAAGAAGCTGCTGCATTCATGCATATGGAGCAGGGCACAGACAGCAACTCTGTGGTTCAAagtgattttcctttttttgcttCTGGGGGACTTAACAATATATTTAGATGGTTTAACGaccagagaaagaaaaggggtCATTTTCTCAGTGCATTTTTGAAACTAAAGGAGGTGAATACACCATTACACAGTATTAAATACCAAGAATTATTGTGTGAAGTTCAATAAACAAGCTGTCGAAAAGAAATATTGTGcgattaatattatattatgcGCTGCATCCCCTCACACAATTAACATTTGGACATATGAGCACCAATCTCATTACATGAACTATATTAAATGCGGCTGTATGAAATATTCTCTCAATCTCATGTGAGATGACATTGGCGGGATGTGATAAATGACCGAAGATGACAATAATGTCAGCtaatgcatatatgtgtgtacatcAGCAGAgaatgaaacaagaaaataaaactcGTGCATTAGAACACCCCAACTTTAGTAATCATCTGACCCGTGTCTAATATGACTTgagaaatgaacaaatgaaacGCGCTGTCACATCCTAGGATTATATCATATCGCATACACTGAGAGCACATcacagtggggtttttttctgtgcaCCACAAGCATCTACAAGCAGGCTGATCTAAGATAATTCCTTACTTGTATGATGTTCCAAATTGAGATGGGAGAAGATTACAGCTGCTCTGAAATttactgtcttcttctttttccgCTTTTTGTTtgcctcctctgctgcagtCGATGACAGATCCCCCAGGAAAACTGATTAGGAGGTGAAACGAACACACtggcttctctttctctcctgctctccgtctgtttctctctctttctctctctctctgtgtcacacaaacactctaacctccccccccccacacacacacactaccaccacctcctcccccctcccaaTCTCATTTTTGCTGTGGGCTCTGAGGATGATGTTTACTTGACTCCTATATGCAGCCATACAGAATGGATAAAACCtgaaagatgcaaaaaaaatggGAATTTTCCGACTGGAGCGTGACAACGGTGAGACATTCAGTCAACCTCGTCAGCATCATGCTCTTGCCGGCCAATCATACACATCACAACACTCGCTAGTAAGTCTGCCTGAGGCACAAAATCCTCACACATTATACTCTAATATACACCGAACACTTAGCTGCTTTCATAAATGTCACCTCTCAGATATAGAGACATGGATGGACACAGAGGCTGTGAAGTAAGAAATAACCATTTTATACACACTCCACTTGCTACAGAGTATCCAAAGAGATTATGTCATGAGTGATGTCCCAGTAAATTACATAGAGCACCATCAAGACCTCAAAAATATACATGTGCCAACTGTTATGCCATATGGACTAACTCCACGGGGCATCTCCACTCAGGCCATCCTTGGGGAGGGGGTGCCATAGTGTAAGTCCAGAGTAAGCAGATTTCCACTGGCATTAATTTTCAGTGGGATGTTTTTATACTGGTTCAACCTCATGGGACGACTTCATTTAGGATTTCAATAGAgattagaaaaaataataatcacaagAGACCTTCCACAGATTAATGGCTATAATCTGCTG is drawn from Thunnus albacares chromosome 2, fThuAlb1.1, whole genome shotgun sequence and contains these coding sequences:
- the LOC122993663 gene encoding phytanoyl-CoA hydroxylase-interacting protein; translation: MTEMDAPLSTPCNIQICEVTCDSFRIMWDMTPEDTARATHFFIDLSRKESRDPNRFKHRDVPTKLVAKAVPLPMAVRGHWFLSPRTEYCVAVQTAVRQPDGDYLVSEWSQVVEFCTGDYAMEHLQQLLDKAKGSAGRLLKFSLFYRNQHPDYFDYVRKECGGLMRPALKDNSGSHGSPINGKLHGVFFSCNTEFDTGLPPKDSPYGPLRFHIPAGNLLNPNISLYFADFYCMYTAYHYVVLVLAPVGSEGDNFCRTRLPMLDLASNPFLTYTAPQGPGEEPLYCHASDVILEVLFTEPVPLDQGPVEQISGHHQLMSLTTANAKKDPSCKVCNISVGR